From Paenibacillus graminis:
TCGCTCCAGTTCCGTTTGGCAGAGCGCTGGCTGTTCGTATCCAGCTTAATCAGCTCGGCTAATGGAGGTACTTCCTCATGTTCAATCAGCCACTGGCGCATCTCCTTGATCGCTTCCACTTGTCCATTGCCTTTGTCGCGCCAGGTCAACAGCTCTATTACCCGAATCACAAGCGACAGCAGGCTGCTATTGCTGCTCTGGGTCTTTTCGGCACGGATTTTTTGAAATAATGCTTCATTTTCCCAATCAATCAATATCTCCTCCGCTATGGCGGGCCGCATAACGGTAAAAGTCTTATTACATTTGCTGCAGCATACAACGGATACAGGCTCTCCGTCCAGCTCTACTGCGATTTTGTTGTCACAATATTGGCAAGTAAAACTTACCTGTATATTAAATGGTTGATTTTTCACTCGGACAGCCCTCCTCATGGTGGCATTAAAAAGTTACAATAATGTTTACCCATTTCCTCGAAGAAATGACCCATAGTGCGGAGGTTAAGTCAAGACTGAATGCTTGGAAAGACAAAACAAATGAATATTATAGCTTAAAAAGCCTCCCGGATGTGGTGAAGGGACGTGATTCCCAAGTCCTCGTTCAGCATCACCGTGATGACGTCAAAAGAAACCCGGCGCTCCTCCTGGCCCTTCATATGCAGATATACCCGGGCGGTGGCCCGAACCTGGCGGATTTTCCGTTCATCCACAGATTCCTCCGGTGTCCCCTGAAGCGGACTCCCGCCACGGCTGCGTACTTCAACAAAAATAAGCACCTCACCGTATTCAGCAATAATGTCCAGTTCCCCGCTGCGGCAGCGCCAATTGCTGTCAATAATGTTGTAGCCTTGGGCAGACAAATATCGGACAGCGGCTTTTTCGCCGGCTGCCCCTTTTTGCTTGCGGGAATAAAACTCTTCAGGCGGCCCCCCGCTCACTTCTGCCTCCGCTCTCCGGCAGAGCGGTCGCTCTGGTACACATAACTCAGGATTTCTGCCACCAGCTGATACAGCTGCGGAGGAATCTGCTGGTCAAGATCAAGCTTGGACAACACTTCTACCAGGGCGGCATCCTCTTGAACGGCCACCCCGCTGTCTTTGGCCATCTGCAGGATCTTGTCCGCTACTGCACCTTGTCCTTTGGCTACAACGACTGGAGCTTCACTCTGGCCAGGCGAATATTTCAGGGCTACCGCTTTTTTGAGGTTTGGAGAAATTTCATCAGCAGGCTCACTCATATGCGGTAATCCACTCCTTTATAAGAATCCGGCACATAATCTGCCAGTTTGCCAACGCTGCCCGCAACTGAAGCAGACACTGCGCTTGGCTGGGGCAGAGGCTCCGTCCGCAGACTCAACAGCTGATAGCCTATCGATTCCACAGCTGCTTCAATCTCATCCTTGCGTTCTTCCAGCAGCTCCAGTACCCAGGGCGTATCATTATGCAGCTTCAGACTGACGATCCTGTCGACCACCTGCACATCTACCAGCGTCTGTCCCAGCTGCTTCATATCCAGGTCAAACCACAGGCGGCAGTTCGCTGCATCAAGCTCGCCTTTGCGGCCCCGTCTCGACTGGATATGGACGGAAGCCGTTTCCTGGCCGTCCGGCCCCCGCAGCGGCAGGAACATCGTTACTTGCGCGAACGGAGCCGTACGGTCGGTATTCAGGAGCAGCTGCTGCCCTGTAAGCTGCTGCACCAGCTGGCCCGCGGCTTCCTTGACCGCGGGCGGCACCTCGCTGCTGCCCAGCACCTGCAGCAGCACGCCCTTCAGCGTATCGGCGGCTGCATCCCCGCCGTCAGCCGCACTGGCCAGCGCAGCCTGCGGCAGCGCCGCCCCAGGGGCATGCCCCGCTC
This genomic window contains:
- a CDS encoding YraN family protein translates to MSGGPPEEFYSRKQKGAAGEKAAVRYLSAQGYNIIDSNWRCRSGELDIIAEYGEVLIFVEVRSRGGSPLQGTPEESVDERKIRQVRATARVYLHMKGQEERRVSFDVITVMLNEDLGITSLHHIREAF
- a CDS encoding EscU/YscU/HrcU family type III secretion system export apparatus switch protein produces the protein MSEPADEISPNLKKAVALKYSPGQSEAPVVVAKGQGAVADKILQMAKDSGVAVQEDAALVEVLSKLDLDQQIPPQLYQLVAEILSYVYQSDRSAGERRQK